A region from the Falco peregrinus isolate bFalPer1 chromosome 19, bFalPer1.pri, whole genome shotgun sequence genome encodes:
- the LOC129782879 gene encoding olfactory receptor 14C36-like, which produces MSNSSSISQFLLLAFADTRELQLLHFWLSLGIYLAALMANGLIITAIVCDHHLQTPMYFFLLNLSLLDLGSISTTLPKAMANSLWDTRDISYPGCAAQLFLIVFFLSAECSLLTVMAYDRYVAIWQPLHYGTLLGSRACVHMAAAAWDSGFLNAALHTANTLSLPLCQGNALGQVFCEIPQILKLSCSHTYLREVGLIVASSCLVCGCFVFIVLSYVQIFRAVLRIPSEQGRHKAFSTCLPHLAMVSLFVSTAIFAYLKPPSISSPSLDLVVSVLYSVVPPAVNPLIYSMRNQELKDALKKLMQSGVSQQH; this is translated from the coding sequence atgtccaacagcagctccatctcccagttcctcctcctggcatttgcagacacgcgggagctgcagctcttgcacttctggctctccctgggcatctacctggctgccctcatggccaacggCCTCATCATCACTGCCATAGTGTGCGACCACCACCTGCaaacccccatgtacttcttcctactcaacctctccctcctcgacctaggctccatctccaccactctccccaaagccatggccaactccctctgggacaccagggacatctcctaccctggatgtgctgcacagctcttcctgattgtctttttcctttcagcagagtgttctctcctcaccgtcatggcctatgaccgctacgtggccatctggcagcccctgcactacgggaccctgctgggcagcagagcttgtgtccacatggcagcagctgcctgggacagTGGGTTTCTCAatgctgcgctgcacacggccaatacactgtcactgccgctctgccaaggcaatgccctgggacaggtcttctgtgaaatcccacagatcctcaagctctcctgctcacacacctacctcagggaagtggggcttatTGTGGCTAGTTCCTGTTTAGTCTGTGGATGTTTCGTTTTCATTGTGCTGTCCTACGttcagatcttcagggctgtgctgaggatcccctctgagcagggacggcacaaagccttttccacgtgcctccctcacctggccaTGGTCTCCCTCTTTGTCAGCACTGCCATATTTGCCTACCTGAAacccccctccatctcctccccatccctggacctggtGGTGTCAGTTCTGTACtcggtggtgcctccagcagtgaaccccctcatctacagcatgaggaaccaggagctgaaggacgcactgaagaagctgatgcagtcaggtgtctctcagcagcactga